ACAGGAGCTCCTCGAGACCGCCGTGCTCGCGCAGCCCGAGGGTGGCTCTGGCGTTGGCGATGGTGGCCTCGATCTTGCGACGGTTGCGGACGATGGACTCGTCCTGGAGCAGGCGCCGCACGTCGGCCTCGGTGTAGTCGGCGACCACCTCGGCGTCGAAGCCCGCGAAGGCACGTCGGAACGCGGGACGCTTGCGGAGGACGACCAGCCACGAGAGGCCGCTCTGGAACCCCTCCAGGCACAGGCGCTCCAGCAGCGCGGCCTCCCCGTGGACCGGTTTGCCCCACTCCCGGTCGTGGTAGTCGCGGTAGTCCGCGTGGTGCAGGCCGGGCCAGCCGCACCGGGCGACCCCGTCCGGGCCCACCGTCAGGTCCTGTGCGCGCACGTCGTTCACCGCTGCCCCTCCGCCGTCCGGTCCGACCACTCCCCCGCCGCTGCACCCCGGTCGTCGCGCAGCCGGAGGATCTCGGCGTCCCGCTCCCGCAGCTCGACCACGAGCCGCTCCATGACCCGGTCGACCTGCTCCATGCGGTAGCCACGCAGCGCCTGGTCGAAGCGGACCGCGTCCAGCGCCTCCGGCGGGACCGGACCGGGGGGCAGCCCACGGGAGGACTGCGTGCCCACCGCCGGGCCGACCCCGGGCACCTCGCGGCGGGCGACCGCCCAGGCCAGCACGGCACCGAGGGCGATCACCGCGACGACGACCCCGAGGATGATCACGGCACCGATCATGGCACGCCAGGGACCCGGGGACCGACACCGGCCCGGCCCGTCTCAGACGTCGCGGTGCTCCGCCGCCGCGCGCCGCTCGCAGTGGGCGCGGACCCACCGGACCGCCTCGTCCACGTCGTCGGTGACCTGCAGCAGGTCGAGGTCGCCGGCCGAGATCATGCCCTCGGCGAGCAGGGTGGAGGTGAGCCAGCCGAGCAGCGGCGACCAGTAGTCCCGCCCC
This genomic window from Serinicoccus chungangensis contains:
- a CDS encoding DivIVA domain-containing protein, giving the protein MIILGVVVAVIALGAVLAWAVARREVPGVGPAVGTQSSRGLPPGPVPPEALDAVRFDQALRGYRMEQVDRVMERLVVELRERDAEILRLRDDRGAAAGEWSDRTAEGQR
- a CDS encoding DNA-3-methyladenine glycosylase I, which translates into the protein MNDVRAQDLTVGPDGVARCGWPGLHHADYRDYHDREWGKPVHGEAALLERLCLEGFQSGLSWLVVLRKRPAFRRAFAGFDAEVVADYTEADVRRLLQDESIVRNRRKIEATIANARATLGLREHGGLEELLWTHAPEPTPRPRHFSDVPTQTAESELLAKRLRKAGFEQVGPTTLYAAMQACGLVDDHLVGCFRAGSARSGLRPTEMRATS